TCTGGTAATTCGATGTTTTGTTCAGTTAATTTAGCGGATAGCCGCACTACGTCTCGCAGCAGCTGTTCAACCTCAGAAGACAAAGGGCGCAAATCTTTGGTAGGCGTATGGTCTTCAATCCACTCAACTAAGCCAACGCGGTATGGCTTTTCCCGAACATACTCTAATACTCGAAATCTTTGCTGCCCCAGTGTCAACATCTTCATGCGGTCATCTGGTAGCCGTTGGTGGTGAATTATTTCTGCACAGCAACCAATCTGTGCAATCGAGCCTTTTGTTCGATCTTCCATCAAGACCCCGAACCTGCGATCGCTCTCCAAAATCGTGTTCATCATGATTCGGTAGCGAAATTCAAATATATGTAGGGGTAATGGTCTTGTGGGAAACAGAACTACTTCGGGTAGCGGGAACAGAGGTAGTTCGCGAACTGCAATTTTAGAAGATGATGCCATTGTTACTTTAGTATAAATTTAATCTTTAAAATTTATTCTTCTCTGCTTTTCCCGTACTCTTATTACATCTTATCATTTGTTTTACGGCTAATAAAAAGCCCTGAGATAAATTTCTTCAGGGCTAGGTAAATATTCATACAAAAATTGAGATTTAAAAATCAAGAGTAAAGAAGTTATAACTCTAGACTCTTGACCATTGACACTTGACTAATAACTAATTAAAGTTTGACTTCGATATCTACACCTGATGGCAGATCGAGTTTCATCAAGGCATCAATAGTTTTAGAAGAAGGCTGATAGATGTCAATAATCCGTCGATGGGTACGGGTTTCAAAGTGTTCCCGTGAATCCTTATCTACGTGAGGCGATCGCAGCACACAGTAAATCCGCCGTTTAGTTGGTAAAGGAATTGGGCCTATTGCTGTAGCATTGGTACGATTAGCTGTGTCTACAATCTTCTCGCAAGATGTATCCAATAGGCGTCGGTCAAAAGCTTGTAAGCGAATTCTAATTTTCTGCTGCTGTAGAGTTGCCATCTTTAATTGTCCAGGTTCGGAGTAATGGGGGGACTGGGGACTGGTGACTAGGGATTGGGGATTGGGAAACCAATCTTTAATTCCCAATGCTCAGTATCTATATATTGAAGGAAGAGAAAGGAGCAGAGAGGCACTATACCATCTCTGCTCCTTTTTTCTCAGAGCAAAAAGGTGCTATTTACTTGAGGATTTTGGAGACGACACCTGCACCAATGGTGCGACCACCTTCGCGAATAGCGAAGCGCATTCCTTGCTCAATAGCGATTGGGTTGATCAGTTCAACGGTCATCTTAATGCGATCGCCTGGCATCACCATTTCTGCTTCACTACCATCATCGGAGGTGAAGGCTTTAATTGTGCCAGTTACGTCAGTAGTCCGTACGTAGAACTGGGGACGGTAGCCAGAGAAAAATGGAGTTTTCCGACCACCTTCTTTTTCGGTTAGAACGTACACTTCACCTTCAAATTGGGTGTGAGGTGTAATTGAACCTGGTTTAGCTAGTACCATACCCCGTTCAATATCAGCCTTTTGGATACCGCGAAGCAGTACACCTGCGTTATCCCCAGCTAGACCTTCTTCGAGGCTCTTCTTGAACATCTCGATCCCGGTAACGGTGGTGTTGCGAGTGTCTCTAATTCCTACTAGCTCGACGTTATCACCAACTTTGACTTTACCCCGTTCAATCCGACCGGTGGCAACTGTACCACGACCTGTGATTGAGAACACGTCTTCTACAGCCATCAAGAAGGGCTTATCTATATCCCGCTCTGGAGTAGGAATATATGAATCTAC
This region of Nostoc sp. UHCC 0302 genomic DNA includes:
- a CDS encoding LON peptidase substrate-binding domain-containing protein codes for the protein MASSSKIAVRELPLFPLPEVVLFPTRPLPLHIFEFRYRIMMNTILESDRRFGVLMEDRTKGSIAQIGCCAEIIHHQRLPDDRMKMLTLGQQRFRVLEYVREKPYRVGLVEWIEDHTPTKDLRPLSSEVEQLLRDVVRLSAKLTEQNIELPEDLPDLPTELSYWVASNLYGVAAEQQSLLEMQDTAARLEREAEILTSTRNHLAARSVLKDTFNQD
- the rpsJ gene encoding 30S ribosomal protein S10; this encodes MATLQQQKIRIRLQAFDRRLLDTSCEKIVDTANRTNATAIGPIPLPTKRRIYCVLRSPHVDKDSREHFETRTHRRIIDIYQPSSKTIDALMKLDLPSGVDIEVKL
- the tuf gene encoding elongation factor Tu yields the protein MARAKFERNKPHINIGTVGHVDHGKTTLTAAITMTLAAMGQAVAKGYDQIDNAPEEKARGITINTAHVEYETEKRHYAHVDCPGHADYVKNMITGAAQMDGGILVVAATDGPMPQTREHILLAKQVGVPSLVVFLNKEDLMDDEELLELVELELRELLSSYDFPGDDIPIVKGSGLQALEAMTANPKTQRGENKWVDKIYELMDAVDSYIPTPERDIDKPFLMAVEDVFSITGRGTVATGRIERGKVKVGDNVELVGIRDTRNTTVTGIEMFKKSLEEGLAGDNAGVLLRGIQKADIERGMVLAKPGSITPHTQFEGEVYVLTEKEGGRKTPFFSGYRPQFYVRTTDVTGTIKAFTSDDGSEAEMVMPGDRIKMTVELINPIAIEQGMRFAIREGGRTIGAGVVSKILK